A DNA window from Candidatus Sulfotelmatobacter sp. contains the following coding sequences:
- a CDS encoding SDR family oxidoreductase, whose amino-acid sequence MLDLDLTGKVAVVSGSTAGIGYAAAEGLAAQGARVVVTGRTRTRVDDAIARIRGAVPRADVSGFAGDLATAAGCEALVAAHPLADVLVNNLGIFEPKPFEQIDDADWLRFFEANVLSGVRLTRAYLPGMKARNWGRVIFVSSESGLQIPVEMIHYGVTKTAQIALARGIAESVAGTGVTVNSVLPGPTKSEGVGTFVKQLAERSGVSEAEMERQFFETARPTSLLKRFLTSDEVANLIVYLCTPAASGTSGSALRVDGGVVRAIP is encoded by the coding sequence GCCGCCGCCGAGGGACTCGCCGCGCAAGGCGCGCGCGTCGTCGTCACCGGCCGAACCCGAACGCGCGTCGACGATGCGATCGCCCGCATTCGCGGCGCGGTCCCGCGCGCCGACGTGAGCGGCTTCGCCGGCGATCTCGCCACCGCGGCCGGCTGCGAGGCGCTCGTCGCCGCGCACCCGCTCGCCGACGTCCTCGTCAACAACCTCGGCATCTTCGAGCCCAAGCCGTTCGAGCAGATCGACGACGCGGACTGGCTGCGCTTCTTCGAGGCCAACGTCCTGAGCGGCGTGCGGCTCACCCGCGCGTACCTACCGGGGATGAAAGCGCGCAACTGGGGCCGGGTGATCTTCGTCTCGAGCGAGTCGGGCCTGCAGATCCCCGTCGAGATGATCCATTACGGCGTCACCAAGACCGCGCAGATCGCCTTGGCGCGCGGCATCGCCGAAAGCGTGGCCGGTACCGGCGTGACCGTCAACAGCGTGCTGCCCGGTCCGACGAAGTCCGAAGGCGTCGGCACGTTCGTCAAGCAACTGGCCGAGCGCAGCGGCGTGAGCGAAGCCGAGATGGAGCGCCAGTTCTTCGAGACCGCGCGCCCGACGTCGCTGCTCAAGCGCTTCCTCACCTCCGACGAGGTGGCGAACCTGATCGTCTATCTCTGCACGCCCGCCGCGTCGGGGACGAGCGGCTCCGCCCTACGCGTGGACGGAGGCGTCGTCCGCGCGATCCCGTAG